A genome region from Haliotis asinina isolate JCU_RB_2024 chromosome 11, JCU_Hal_asi_v2, whole genome shotgun sequence includes the following:
- the LOC137255676 gene encoding kinetochore protein Spc25-like codes for MDYQQEVETFRSKLQEAREKFNHWTGDELRQLTQDLALTSNKLLQDSLEKKKDHEDELNNLRHKCQVSKKALNEHIAKVQELKTELNRLNEESDERLEQHRLMEQEVLSVGEDISREKQLLSAQEKAISDKLTELERAAAMFQDRLGLKFKKTSGGRLQVVFTCVDDKDPDARFYFYVQINQGQYIVSGCEPLVDNFDVLVEKLNSTNNFRSFVIAVRKAFKSTIKN; via the exons ATGGATTACCAGCAAGAAGTAGAGACGTTTCGTTCCAAGCTGCAGGAAGCCAGGGAGAAGTTCAACCACTGGACGGGAGATGAACTACGACAGCTTACACAAGATCTTGCTCTAACTTCCAACAAACTCCTTCAGGATTCACTTG AGAAGAAGAAGGATCATGAGGATGAATTAAACAATCTCAGACATAAGTGTCAAGTTAGCAAGAAGG ctCTTAACGAACACATAGCAAAAGTACAGGAGTTGAAGACTGAACTCAACCGCCTCAATGAGGAGTCTGATGAAAGACTTGAACAACACAGACTGATGGAACAGGAGGTATTAAGTGTAGGAGAAGACATCAGCAGGGAGAAACAGT tgttGTCTGCTCAAGAGAAAGCTATATCTGATAAGTTGACTGAGCTGGAGAGAGCAGCTGCCATGTTCCAAGACAGACTTGGACTCAAGTTCAAGAAAACATCAG GTGGTCGTCTCCAGGTGGTGTTCACTTGTGTTGATGACAAAGATCCAGATGCCCGCTTCTACTTCTATGTGCAGATTAACCAGGGACAGTACATAG TTTCTGGCTGTGAGCCATTGGTGGACAACTTCGATGTCTTGGTGGAGAAGCTCAACTCAACAAACAACTTCCGATCTTTTGTCATTGCTGTAAGAAAAGCTTTCAAATCAACTATAAAAAACTGA